The DNA sequence CAGTTCCGGCGCGGTGTCCGAAACCCAGGACCGCATGGGCCGTATCGCGCCCAGTTTGTCCGAAACCCCGAGTCTCGACGCCCGCGTCAGCGCCTCGTCGAGTCTGTCCCCCACTCCTCCCCGCCCGTCGAGCAGTTCGGCCAACTGCTCGACGTCTTGCGGATTTACGACTCTGTTGGGCTTGCCTGTCACGAAGCTCCTTCGGCTGATCAGCGTCGGCTCCTTCCCGAGGGGAAGAGCACAGGCACGACGGACACCGTATCGAGACCGTGATCGAGCTCGGGAGCCGACGGGCTCTAAACCTGGCGGGCTCGTGTCAACGCGTCCAGCAGAGCCTCGCGGTCGTGGGTGGCGATCAGCAGCGCCTCGCCCCGCACCGTCTCGACCACGATCTGCTCCATGCCCAGCGGCACGGACCATCCGCCGCCCACGAGCCGGGGCGGCGGCGTCGCCCGGCTCGCCTGTCGCAGCCGCGTGAGCTCCTCGGGCGACCGCGAGGCCAGGGCCGCGGCGAACTCCGCGTCCGTGGGCTGCTCACTGGCCTCCCGGATCGACTCGGCCGTCAACGAGTCCACCGCGATCGTCTCCCGCCCGACGGTCAACTGCCCGTCACGGAGGCGGATTCGGTGGTAGACGCGCTTGGAGATCGGCACGGCGTTGAGCACCAGCGCGAAGAACGCCGAGAGCCCGAGCATGACGTACCAGAGCGTGCTGTCGTCGGGAAGCAGGACGCTGCCCTGATAGGCGACCCAGCCGGTGAGGACCGCCACGGTGGCGACGGTCCAGCGCCGGGGAAGCTTCTCCCGGTACGCCACCGCCCGCCCGTACGGCGCCGTCGCCGCGTCCGCTCCGGAACCTCGCGCACCCTCCATGACCGCTCCTCTCGGCTCGCACCGGAAATCCGCTCCGGCCAGGCTACCCAGGGCCTACGTCAGCCCCGCCGCCCTGGCCCGTTCCACCGCCGGGCCGATGGCCTTGGCGAGGGCTTCGACGTCGGCCTCCGTGGAGGTGTGGCCGAGGGAGAAGCGGAGGGTACCGCGGGCGAGGTCGGGGTCGGTGCCGGTGGCCAGGAGGACGTGGCTGGGCTGGGCGACGCCGGCGGTGCAGGCGGAGCCGGTGGAGCACTCGATGCCCTGGGCGTCGAGGAGGAGCAGCAGGGAGTCGCCCTCGCAGCCGGGGAAGGTGAAGTGCGCGTTGGCCGGGAGCCGGCCCCCGGGGGCGGGGTCGCCGCCGAGGATCGCGTCCGGGACGGCCTCCCGGACGGCGGTGACCAGGTCGTCGCGCAGTCCGCCGATCTCGCGGGCGAACCACTCCTGCTGCCCGGCGGCGAGCCGTCCGGCGGCCGCGAAGGAGGCGATGGCGGGCACGTCGAGGGTGCCGGAGCGGACGTGGCGCTCCTGGCCGCCGCCGTGCAGCACGGGTACGGGGGTGTGCTCACGGCCCAGGACCAGGGCGCCGATGCCGTACGGGCCGCCGATCTTGTGGCCGGACACGGTCATCGCGGCGAGCCCGGAGGAGGCGAAGTCCACCGGGATCTGGCCGAAGGCCTGGACCGCGTCGGAGTGCAGGGGGACACCGAACTCGGCGGCGACAGCGGCGAGTTCGCGGACCGGCAGGATGGTGCCGATCTCGTTGTTGGCCCACATGACCGTGGCGAGGGCGACGTCGTCGGGGTCGCGGGCGATGGCCTCGCGCAGGGCGTCGGGGTGGACCCGGCCGTGGGAGTCGACCGGCAGGTACTCGACGGTGGCGCCCTCGTGCTCGCCGAGCCAGTGGACGGCGTCGAGGACGGCGTGGTGTTCGACGGGGCTGGCGAGGACCCGGGTGCGGGCCGGGTCCGCGTCCCGGCGGGCCCAGTACAGGCCCTTCACCGCGAGGTTGTCGGCCTCGGTGCCGCCGGAGGTGAGGACCACCTCGCTGGGGCGCGCGCCCAGGGCTTCGGCGAGGGTTTCGCGGGCCTCCTCGACGGTGCGCCGGGCGCGGCGGCCGGCCGCGTGGAGGGAGGAGGCGTTGCCGGTGACGCCCAGGTGCGCGGTGAGTGCCTCGACTGCCTCGGGAAGCATCGGGGTGGTCGCGGCGTGGTCGAGGTAAGCCATGGTGGGGCCGATTCTACGGGGCCCTGTTCACCGGCCACGGATCACGGTCACCCAGGAGGGGGGACCGGCTCACAGGCTCCACGAGATCGTGCGGTCCGCCCCGATGAACGCCGCGAGGACGAGGAGGTCGGCGATGCCGAGCGCGAGCCCGAGGAGGGCCCGGCCGCGCCGGGCGGTGCCCCGTACGAGGGCCACGACCGCCAGCACGACGGCCGCCGGTCCGAGGAAGACGTTGAGGACGAGCAGGCCCAGCAGGCCCAGGACGAAGGAGGCGACGGCCATGCCGTCGGCGTCGTGGATCGCGGTGCGGCGGCCGGCCGGTGCGGTGAGGTGCATGGTGATCGGCTCCCACGGTCGGGACGGTCGGACGGA is a window from the Streptomyces capillispiralis genome containing:
- a CDS encoding cysteine desulfurase family protein → MAYLDHAATTPMLPEAVEALTAHLGVTGNASSLHAAGRRARRTVEEARETLAEALGARPSEVVLTSGGTEADNLAVKGLYWARRDADPARTRVLASPVEHHAVLDAVHWLGEHEGATVEYLPVDSHGRVHPDALREAIARDPDDVALATVMWANNEIGTILPVRELAAVAAEFGVPLHSDAVQAFGQIPVDFASSGLAAMTVSGHKIGGPYGIGALVLGREHTPVPVLHGGGQERHVRSGTLDVPAIASFAAAGRLAAGQQEWFAREIGGLRDDLVTAVREAVPDAILGGDPAPGGRLPANAHFTFPGCEGDSLLLLLDAQGIECSTGSACTAGVAQPSHVLLATGTDPDLARGTLRFSLGHTSTEADVEALAKAIGPAVERARAAGLT
- a CDS encoding DUF4190 domain-containing protein, producing MHLTAPAGRRTAIHDADGMAVASFVLGLLGLLVLNVFLGPAAVVLAVVALVRGTARRGRALLGLALGIADLLVLAAFIGADRTISWSL